A stretch of DNA from Glycine max cultivar Williams 82 chromosome 18, Glycine_max_v4.0, whole genome shotgun sequence:
aaactatgttaTCGACActtaaaacaatgtttaagtgaccatgttttgcaatttataaaatttatctccaatatattaaaaatatctatggcaaatttatttcatatttttcacgtcaaagaataaaaaatatatatatcatgtaaCAGTTTCATCAAGAAAGACCTCAaatgaatagtaaaaaaaaacctatgtCATCGACACTTAAAAGAATGTTTAAGTGGTCATGTTATgcaatttacaaaatttatctccaatatattaaaatatctatGACAAATTTATTTCATGGTTTTCACATCAAAGAATCTAAAAAAGTATATTGTGTAACACTTTTATCAAGAATGACCTCAAATtagtagtaataaaaaaaaactatgttttcgacccttaaaacaatgtttaagtGATCATGTtatacaatttataaaatttgtctccaatacattaaaaatatctgtgacaaatttatttcatagtttTCACGTCAAAGAATCTAAAAACCTTGTGCGAACgattcaaactattttttttattattactgcTCAACACAATGACCCTTACCACATCTCGAGGCCATGTGCTGGACAAGCTCACATGTCATTTACCAGTGCATGTGACTGCACAGTGAACACCTAAACGCAACTGagaaattctataaataccacTACTAGCTGAAGACATTCGTATCACTTTCAAATATTCATCTGAACCCTTATCACTATATGTCACCTAactgcatgtttttgtttactACAACTGTTAAATGTGCAACACTAATTAGGGCACCACCTTCATTAGTAACAATACAAAAACTTTCATGGTCAACAAGGCCATATCCAACATCTACTCTTTTGATACCTCATGGTCAACTTTCATGGTTGAActtgtttaacaaaaaataaacattaaaccaCACCAACATATCCAACATCTACTCTTTTTGATACCTCATATTTGAGCCAGGACAACCACATATGTACACATGTTTTATTATGGGAAATGATCTTGATGTTCGacaaatgttcaacattttttacaacaacccaacactaccatttgtggagttatttgccattatttttaacaataataacccACCAAATAACCAACATGATTCAACCTCCAATCTTGAGGACCTATTAGATGAATATGAGAGCAGTGCAGATTGTTGAGTGAAAGACCATGGTAATGATAGTGACTCTAGGCCGGAAGGATGTAACATGTCTCCTTCCCACAAACCAATATTCAAACAAGTTTGGTAATATGAGAATGATCCATGTGTTAGTTGTTTCTGCTTTGTGCTTTTCCTGTGGTGTGCTATGTCGGTGTTCAGTGCTTTAACATCATGTCGTTGTGAGTTTGCATTGCCTACTACATTccgttgttgttgtttgtagtaCTTATTTTAcataatgaaataaatcatttgtttcaatttatgttaacaacaaaaataaaataaatgacaacTCCCTAAAACACAGACACTTGAAATTTATAAGTTTGTGCAAATTAATCATGTTTCTATTATTTACAGAAATCTAACATTGAATTGACAACTCACAATTTAAATGTAAGTCTAAAAGTAATAATGCACATCTAGTATACCATGTACCAGAGTAAAATGACATTCGCAATTGGCAACACTTTGCAATTTACCTAAgtctctgaaaaaaaaaatagatgtttcACCAACAAAACTGACATTGAATTGATaactcataatttaaatttaagtctaaAAGTAATAATGGACGTCTAGTGCACCATGTACTAGAGTAAAATGATATTCTAAATTGACAACCCTTTGCAATTTACCCAAGtctctaaaaaaacaataaatgattCACCAACAAAACTGACATTTAATTGACAATAATGGAATGGTACACCAGGTAGTAGAGTAAAATCACAgttgaaattgacaacactATGCACTATATcgataaaagcaaaattagaaTAATGACATGTCTCAATCAACATTGGATTCCAAATAAGCCTCTACCAGAAAGATAATTCTAACCTTAAGAGATTCCAATACACATCAATGGGGAAAATATtcaaacaactataaataacaccAAACACCCTCAATACAACCACACACTTCCACACAACATACCTTCACAAACCAAATTCAATCTCAATATTATGACATTCTTGGAAAAAACAAGCACTCAGACCATTGGTAACTCGAAATTAgcattcatttttccaaatggatcaatcaaacacaaccaaattggtgtttattttcaatgtCCTACTCTAATACCAATTTGAGTTCCTAATGAGTGTTCTTTTGAGACACTCAAGAGTAGAATGCACAACACCTTTTAGCTAATCAATGACCAATTTGTGCATAAAATCTACTACTGACAGTCATCCATAGATGCAGGTCACcaatctttttttcattctcagaaattgaaaaatgatgatgatgtttgcacaatgttaatgtgtaatgagcAATACCATTTTGTTGgccctatagaattattatgtaccatcAATATAACACCCGATGGTATACTCAACCTACTTCGATCCACCATCAGTCTTACCCATGATGCAATGTTGTATTACAATGGCAAGTGGAAGGCACCACGACAAGGTAGTTTTTTGGGTTAATCTTTCACTAAAACAAACCCAATAAGATTTGAAATTCGTTTGCGATGCAACATTGAAACACTCAAggatgtcatcaagcaagttgcGCCTCTAGGGGCTCTCTCTaatggaattcacgaatcataGGTGGTCAAACAACTGTTCTTTCGACAGACAGACCatgcaaaatattcaaaaaaattaatcaaatatgaaataacagagttaaaaaatgatgaaaacatGTTAAAGGTGCCAACATGTTGCGATAACCGATTCAGATGTTGCACATGATGAACAACTCACTAGAATGATTCAAATGGAAGAAGACATATCCACTGCACAACATCTTGCAAACTATGATTAGTTTCgtcatttttgtgttttaattgttattgttagtacgttccattattttcattttattatgttcTGTTTATTATGTTTGTCTCTTTGTATCTCATCACAATTACCGTAGTGTTCTAATTTCTATGTATAATATAACTGAGATGTACTAACTATTTATTCGTTgtgtttttaatcaatttatttttttaatcatttcccattttttaatttattttaagagtgctaattaatttttctcatttgtaATTAATGTACACAAGGAAAAGAAACcgccaatgaaacaaaaattgaacCTTAGAACAATTCACAACATGTTCAAGTGTCTTAACTTTGCAATTTATTTAAGTACCTATatggtaattaaaaaattatatcataatttaatctaattattttcatgtcaaggaatccaatgaaacaaaaatcaaaGCTTAGGAAAATCCACAACATCTTTATAATCGTagtaggaaaacaaaaaaaaaattaattttaaccacTTAAATAAAAGTCCAATTGCGTtagttttacaaattatttaagtatcattgtgaaaaaaatatatgataaattaaacaaatataaatattaatttgtgttaaattatagttttttatattatacattttaataaaattattaaaaaatggcataaaaggaaaagaaaacatttttttttattattatgtgcaAATACACATGTTAAAATACTacttagaattaatttttccttaattatattctatatttttattattatgaatttattccctttatatatattattttattatattaaaaaatatacttttcttAAAAAGAACAGTTAAGAATTCGGGTTTGGGGGACCCAAGTTCTTTACTTGGCTTTGCAGAATTTTTgaaatatcaatttaaattcGGGTCCCCTAACCCAAATTTACATTTTGAACTGTAAACACGTATGTTTCTGTTAATAATAAATGCACATGTAtgtttatgtatatattatatatttttgtatgtttATGTGAAAATTTCCTCAAAATTGTACACCTGACTACATTCACTCAACAAACATGATTAGTAACATTAGTAAcatggttgattttgttttagaaGTACTTAATTATTACTAGGGTAAATAGTCGTTTTCGTTCCTGGAAGTGTAGGACAATGATAAATTCGttcctaaaagatgaaaaattaaattttagtccATAAAAGTGACAAAAATGTGACAAATCCATCCCACTGTTAACTTTCTTTTGTTAGTGTTAATAGATCCACCTATGTGACACATAGGGAtgaaaatgtcacaaaaatGTTGTCACATCGCTGCTGAGTGTGTTGGACTAATTTCCATTAAGTTTTGAATGGACTAATTTGTCAGTAAAGATTTCTTTACGGCACCCATTATTCTTAGGAGAAAAGAAGCACCTAACCATCGACATCCTAGAAGTTAAAGCTTGTTCCAAATCCCTTCAATTCAATCTCTTTTACCGCTTTTGAATTCGTTTCACTTCCTAAGCAATCCTAAACAACTTTGAACAtagatcaaatattttttttttaatttcacaatCAATTGCATTGAAAGTACAAGTATGACATTACAAACACACTAGTAATTCAGTAGCTATCACATTGAATCAAATGTTAGCCATAATCAACGGGAAGGCGTAGAACAAGAGATAAGACCCTTTCCGAACAAAtatgaaaactgaaaataaaaacaccTAAGCTATGAAGCACCGACACAGACACGGACACGTGGACACCTGTAATGTTGAAAATGTAGGACACGAacacaactatatatatatatataattaaataaaataaaattacataaaattaaatatgagcgATATGCATAAAAGatctaaattgaaaatcaagatttatatattcatcATCATCTCAAAAAAACTTTTCCTATGATAATGAGTCACAAAAAATACTAAGAGACCTCATTATACAATTTGTACACTTtgtttctttacaaaaaaaaaattataaagcaagATGATGAATTAGAAACTTCAAGTCTTCAAGAATTCTACAAACTAGCAATCATCATTGAAAAAGACACCCTCTAACTCTGGTTCATCTAAAGACAAATTAGAAATTTCAAGAATACCACAATCATTAAGTAACCCAAAATCATCTCCAGCTACATCTCACATTTTAGTTTCCTCTTGATGATATTGTGGAGTATTCCTTGAGAGAAGTCGTAGGTTGCTATGAACAAATACTAAATCTTCAGCTCTAAGTGGTGTcatcttgtttctctttaaagaatgaataaatgaatatgtactccaatttctttcacaacaagaagATGAACAAGGTTGCGCAAGTAGCATAAGGGCAACCTTTTGAAGTATTGGAGCATTAATGCCATGAACTAGCCACCAAGCTTTTGGATCCATTTGACCTCTATCAtttaaagaatcaagatcatCAAAACCTTCTCTTCCATCCGAGAAGTTGGCAAACTCAATATTCACTTTCCTCcttacatccacatcaagaaagaaCCTCTTGAAGCATTTTAATCTTTCACGAATGAATTCCATGTCTTGATGTGGAGGAACTCGATTAGAATCTTCACTTAGCCATTCATGACTATAATatctacaattaaaaaaaatatatacatgattaaaatttatgtaactctaaaaaaaatgtaagtaaaAAAGTATAGAGTCAATTACCTAGGATTTAAAGAATGAGCTAAACAATGGATATGAGTGCTACTCTTAGTCCAACGGTCAATTAATATGGAGTGCACTACCTCATAAAAGGTTGATCCTTTACTCTCCTCCTTTCTCTCATACTGATATATGGCATTCTTCTACTTTTCAATCATTGAATCCCACATCTCATATACTAGATGGAGAGATGAAGCTTCCGTATCCATTCTTCTAAGAACATCATAGATAGTGCtagtgaaagaaagaatataatCAACATTATCCCACCATTTATCATCCAACAAAGTATCTTTCACAAATTTAGCCTTTGCAACATCATCTTCCCTATAAGAAGACCATTGGTCACTAATGACCATCTCTTGGAGTCCTTTCTTCAATTGCTTGAATCTCTTGAGTATTACAATAGTGGAGGCAAATCTTGTTGGAGCAATGGATAGTCTCATAGAGTGACTCATTACAAAGTTTTTCACAAACATTGCATCACCTGTAATTTGGGTGATCCAAGAACATTCTTCATAagtaacattgttttttttctgtATTCTTGGCTGcacatatgttcttcaaagcaaGATTTAATGTATGGACAACACATGGAGTCTAATAGATGGAAGGAAACTCAACCTCAATTATTAAACCTGCTGCTTTACAAATGGCTGCATTATCCGTCACTATTTGCACAACATTTGAGTGCCCAACCTCCATAATTACCTCCCTCATATGTTTGGCAATGAAATCCTTGTCTTTGATCTCATTTGAACAATCAATGGCCTTCAAAAACATAGGTCCACTCTCCGTGACAACCATGAAATTAATAAGAGATCTTCTTTGCGGGTCACTCCATCCATCACTAACAATGCTCACACCCTTCTGGCTCCAtgcatttttaattggttgtaaCAAATTCTCCACATGTCTTCTATCATTTTGAAGTAATGTTgtccttaatttattataacctAGAGGTTGGTAACCATTGATCTGATTGTTGGCAGCATAGGCAAATGCCTTCCTATAATGAGGATTTCTTGCTAAATGAAAAGGCAGCCCCGAAGAGTAAAACATCCTAGCAATTTGATGATCAAGTGTCTCTCTAGCTTTCAAATTAAAGGCATTTTCTACAGATGATGTCTTTCATCTTCAACAAACTCTAAAACATCCTAGCAATTTCATGATCAAGTGTCTCTTTCTACCTTTTGACAAACTCTAACTCCCTTTGCCGTCATCTTCAACAAGTGTGCCCCCACTCTAGTGTAAGACCCATTAAAGGTAAAATCACAAATATTGCATTTTATCTCATAATTTCCACCACCACCTAcactttttatctttgtaacaTAGGTCCATAAAGGTTTGGTATCATCATCTTGTTCTTTAGCTTGACTAGGACTAGAGGCACTAATCTctacaacaatttaaaaaaataaaaaatgaatgtaaacaatttcaaagtaaaaaacaaacaacaaaaagaaatttcTAATCAATGTTGTTCTTGTCTTATTGGCCATGTTGTagcttaattttattcaaaataattttagtttttgtaaattatttttttttattttttgttttttaaaaaatttagataccttttttagaaaatatttttttaagaataaataggaaaataaagaaacatttaAATTCATAGAGTTACTACATtcaaattactttttatattttttgaacagcacaaagaaagagaaagagttaacacataaaataaagaagcagcagataaaaaagaaagaaagagaaatttgctttttacaataaaataaagaagtgGGGTACATGCAACAATCAGCGGATAACAATTAACAACACAAAGAAAGCCAATGGATAACAACACAAatatagagaaagagagagaatgtgTAAAAAGTTTAAAGCCATTTGAACAAAGTGGAACCACACTAAACACAGACAAATCAGAGGTGAGGGACCCAAGGCACATCGTCATCAACCTTTCAAAGGCAGCGAGAAAAACCAGAGGCAGCGAGAAAAACCAGAGAAGAAATAGGGAGCAAGGGCCTACCTACGCGGGGAAGGAAACGGACGTGGCACTGTGCAACAATGGAGGCGCTTGCGGGAACAGCAAGGAGAAGACGTAGAAGAGCTATTCTTTTGGTaagcatttttaaataaataataaaaatacctAAGGCTTGTTGGGCTGCGACGCGTGTGTCTACTTGGTGGGAGGCGTCCAACCGCGTGTGTTTTACTGTTCAACAGTGTCCGGTGACGGCGGAGATGGCGGAGGCAACGGACACCCCGTCGCACCGGAGTCATACCCGCATGTGTGTCTGGTGCGAGTCCGACCCGGGACACGTCGATGATGAGCCACGTCTGTGCTTCTTAGCACCTAAGCCTCTTTTGTTAATAAAGAGCTCCTTCATGGAGTCGAGCCTGTAAAGGACAGTGGTTGGGTTGTCTCTGAAGGGGATGGCAGCAATGTCGTTGATGAGTACGAGGTTGGCGAGGTAGCTACAAGCGTAGTTGAGAGGGGAGTCGAGGGCTGAGTGGATGGAAGTGGAGATGAAGCCAAATATGACATCATCTTCAAAGGGGGTAGATTTGGAATTTTAGGTAGGGGAAGGAGGTGGAGAGGTTGTGGTTTAGGAGGAGGCTCGGGAGGCGACAGTGACAAGGTGGAAGATAATGTTTTCGGGGGTGGGAGGAGTGTTGGAGGACAAAGAGGATGATGACCATGAAAGGAGGCTTGCTGTCAAAGGAGAAGGTTGCTGTCAAAATATATTTGCCGACAAATCAGTGCATTCAAAATTTATTGACATATTAGCCGAGCATTCagtattttcatgaaattttcaTCCTTAGGTGCCACATTCATAGATCCATTACCCTTAAGGAAGAAagttaatgatgaaatatatttgttgtacttttgtttctttcaaaagttaaaatttaatttttcatgttttagaaacaaatttgttatcatcttATACTTTTAAGgacgaaaataattatttattcttactATTATTAGAAATTTTGATAATCTTATAACATTATTAGCCTCTTCTAAGATCAAGTCAATCAGCATTAGACAATTTAATAACCTCTTTCACTATTGATTACCTGTAGATAATTGATTCAATAAAGTTCATTTATTCTTAGAGGCATCTTCAAtgtgtttatataaataatctaaTTTATGTCGCTAAATCACGATTTTCTTGTCGTGAAGGTATGTTCatctatttttcttccatttcattACCTTCTCAATCAACTTAAATATGTCGGAAAAATTCTCATGTGTGTGTGTAAGTAATTAAATCCTTGTGTTGTAGCTATATGTGTGTGTAAGTTATGCAACTGATAGTCATTGCTTTAATGTTTATGTCTGAAACTTATTCATAGGCGAGTATTTCCATGGCAAGCATGGAAGATTAACATATGGAGTTGATTTGAGCAAGGTACGTTGACTTGGTGTATTTCAGGTAGCTGAACCAGTAAAGTTGTTAACCCTTGCTAACTTATCaggcttttcttcttttggttATTTCTAATTCAATAGGTCTGGTTTTATTGTTGTACATGATATTTTCTCTATGACTTTCTTCATGCCTCTGACAATTACCAATTTCATTgatgttttcttaaaaaaactcatttgGTTGATCTATGGTTTACAAGTATTTTGCACTTAACATCGTTATAATGCCACTTCTTAATTGTTGTGTTGTCACTTCTTGGTGTACTGTATTGGGGAAGTGAATACAAAGTTTTCTTAGTAATGTTTTAACTTAAGGATGGTTATAGATTTGGGATAAGTTGTAAGAGTCATTTAGTCATTGAAATTGGTTGTACTATGATAAGGCATAGTTATTTCTACCAAGAAAAAATGTCAATTAAGAAAATAACCAATTAGCATTTGCTTTAGTTATTTCTTCCAATCAACACTAAGAATGCTAGATTGCTTGAGATATTTGTGAGCAAGGGTGTGTAAAAAAATTGGGCCGAGATGAATCGGATTGTAACCAACTCGGCCCAACCCAATTTTGTGTCCAAACGAGGTTGCAACAAAAACCTGTCCTAATTTAAAAAGAGTTTGGGTTTGACCTACCCTGTATCTCCATAGGCAACAAGTGACCCGAATTGCACTCTCTCGTGTGCCCTGGCCTGTTGTTGTCAACTGCATCTCCTCTCTTCTTAGCTCTCGCATTTGCTGTCACAACTCTTGACTCAATCTATCGTAGACTCGCATTTTGTAGACTCATGCGCTCTTGGTTTCGTTCGCGtttggctttgtttgttgacTCATTGTCTCAAGTAATTTCGAAtatcctttttcattttttttcttgtgattttgtgatttctattttttgaaGACCCTTTTGAGTTTTGCTTAATCTGTGCTTGAACTTAAGTCTTAGAGGGTTTGTGTGTGTTGGCAAAGTGTGACGAAGAAGTGAAAGGAACAAATCTACTTTACTGGGGAATGTTTATGTTCAaatctttataaaattaatctgtTTCATGACCATATTAGAGGTCTTGctgaatattttttctattttttgaacTTATGGGTGTTGTAGTAATGCATTGGTGGAAACTCTAGAGCTGATATATTCAAGCAACATGGTGAGACTTTCTTTCGTAATAAGGAGGTCAGTTGGAAAGCATTATGATTTTAGTTGTTATACTCTTTAGTGTTAGAGAGTGTGTTTAGTTGTATTGAAATTCTAGATTTTCCTGTTTGTTTAATCTCATCCAGCATCTTCATTGTCATCTATCTTCATATTATCTTATATTATAAGCAGCAGCGGTGCTAGATTGTTTTAATTGGATTGGCCACATAGGAAAAATAGGcttgcatatttttttagtccttgaaaatatgaattttcattttagtccctttatttgtttttaattcttacatTTAGCAATGTGTTTTTGGTCCTTTATTAGAGACTAAAAGCACATAATTTTAAACCAATTGAGATCAGATTTGGTGGAAGGGGCTAGTCATCCTCAAAGTAGCAATTCAAGTAATTATTATCAGTGTCTTTGATGGCCAGACATGTCTGTAATTGTTGCATGACACTTCCTTGATTTTATAGACTAGGTAAAAGTCACTAATTCACGTGTCATAAGCATACTAGGACTTAGTTGACTCTGGTAGATAACTTTTACTATGGATATATTGGTAAAATTTTATGAGGTATGATTAGCATCGACATGCagttgttaatatatatatatatatatatatatatatatatatatatatatatatatatatatatctaatttttttaatttccttaatGTTGAATTGTCTGAAAAATGTGATGTCTACTCTATTGCTTTGGAATTGTGACACTAGAAACATCTGCCAATGCCATCTAGTCAAAACAAAATGGATAATGATGCTCAAGGTTATTTTCCCATATGAATTGAACCTGAATATTACCTCTACATTTCTCTCCatcatgaaattaaattttttttcttcatattttggTAGCTTCATATGCAATTGCATTTGACTTTCATGCCTATAGTAATTAGGTTTAGAAAATTCTAGTGTACACAAGGGGAAATCATTTCTATTTGCTAAAGCGCGCTAGTGTTTGAAGTGTTTCTCTTGGCATTCATAGTATTGCTCCATACAAGTTAAAGGGCATCGAGAGGGCATCAGAACTTTCAGTTTGCTGGAACAACAAAGTCAATAATACTGGTAAATACCTattgtgggttttttttttttgaataactaGCTGGACCAAAACACTTTTGCATTAGCATTGCCATTGTTTGTGTGATACCGCCTCTCATAATGCATTAAGAGGAGATTAAGGAAGCCAA
This window harbors:
- the LOC113000177 gene encoding uncharacterized protein, with the translated sequence MFYSSGLPFHLARNPHYRKAFAYAANNQINGYQPLGYNKLRTTLLQNDRRHVENLLQPIKNAWSQKGVSIVSDGWSDPQRRSLINFMVVTESGPMFLKAIDCSNEIKDKDFIAKHMREVIMEVGHSNVVQIVTDNAAICKAAGDAMFVKNFVMSHSMRLSIAPTRFASTIVILKRFKQLKKGLQEMVISDQWSSYREDDVAKAKFVKDTLLDDKWWDNVDYILSFTSTIYDVLRRMDTEASSLHLVYEMWDSMIEK